One window of the Solanum stenotomum isolate F172 chromosome 11, ASM1918654v1, whole genome shotgun sequence genome contains the following:
- the LOC125845462 gene encoding ADP-ribosylation factor-like protein 8c, producing the protein MGLWDSLLNWLRSLFFKQEMELSLIGLQNAGKTSLVNAIATGGYSEDMIPTVGFNMRKVTKGNVTIKLWDLGGQRRFRTMWERYCRGVSAILYVVDAADRDSVPITRTELHELLKKPSLSGIPLLILGNKIDKSEALSQQSLVDQLGLDSITDREVCCYMISCKDSVNIDAVIDWLIKHSKTAK; encoded by the exons ATGGGTCTTTGGGATTCTTTGCTCAATTGGCTTAGAAG CCTATTTTTTAAACAGGAAATGGAACTTTCCCTGATAGGCCTTCAAAATGCTGGGAAGACATCTCTCGTCAATGCTATTGCT ACTGGAGGCTACAGCGAGGACATGATACCGACG GTTGGATTTAATATGCGCAAAGTAACAAAAGGAAATGTGACCATAAAACTCTGGGATCTTGGAGGCCAAAGGAGATTTCGCACGATGTGGGAGCGCTATTGTCGGGGTGTCTCTGCGATATT GTATGTTGTTGACGCTGCTGATAGAGACAGTGTACCTATAACAAGAACTGAGTTACATGAACTTTTGAAGAAACCTTCATTAAGTGGAATTCCTTTGCTCATCTTGGGAAACAAAATTGACAAATCAGAAGCTCTTTCGCAGCAGTCATTGGTCGATCAACT AGGTCTCGACTCAATAACGGACAGAGAAGTCTGCTGTTACATGATCTCGTGCAAGGATTCTGTAAATATCGATGCTGTTATCGATTGGCTAATCAAGCACTCAAAGACCGCGAAATGA
- the LOC125845544 gene encoding transcription factor MYB20-like has translation MGRQPCCDKVGLKKGPWTAEEDKKLINFILNNGQCCWRAVPKLAGLLRCGKSCRLRWTNYLRPDLKRGLLSEYEEKMVIDLHAQLGNRWSKIASHLPGRTDNEIKNHWNTHIKKKLKKMGIDPITHKPLSTITIDQTNTLEQGNRPIEEEKNQDILLAQMDIESSPIDQSTITEIKSEDDDNNNNNNNNTMGTNCANNFDSTIVEVNNNGFCIDEVPLIEPHEILVQESTPSTSSSSFTSSSSSNILEDLKFLSSFDEWPLMENNNNNMGFGWEINNDFSSTLDFLLEDDHSDMMNNVTFDESWKFEQLL, from the exons ATGGGGAGACAACCTTGTTGTGACAAAGTTGGATTGAAGAAAGGTCCATGGACAGCTGAGGAAGacaagaaactcattaacttCATTCTCAATAATGGACAATGTTGTTGGAGAGCTGTCCCTAAATTAGCAG GGCTATTGAGGTGTGGAAAGAGTTGTAGATTGAGATGGACAAATTATTTAAGACCAGATTTGAAGAGAGGACTTTTATcagaatatgaagaaaaaatggtTATTGATCTTCATGCTCAACTTGGAAATAG GTGGTCAAAAATCGCCTCTCATTTACCTGGAAGAACAGATAATGAAATCAAGAACCATTGGAATACACACATcaagaagaagttgaagaaaatGGGGATTGATCCAATCACTCACAAGCCACTCTCCACTATTACTATTGACCAAACAAACACATTAGAACAAGGAAATCGAccaattgaagaagaaaaaaatcaagatatatTATTGGCACAAATGGATATTGAAAGTAGTCCAATTGATCAATCAACTATTACAGAGATCAAATCAGAAGACGatgataacaacaacaataataataataacaccaTGGGGACGAATTGCGCGAATAATTTTGACTCAACCATAGTGGAAGTCAACAATAATGGCTTTTGTATTGATGAAGTTCCATTGATTGAACCTCATGAGATTTTAGTCCAAGAATCAACTCCATCGACATCATCATCTTCAtttacatcatcatcatcatccaaCATTCTTGAAGATTTAAAGTTTTTATCAAGCTTTGATGAATGGCcattaatggaaaataataataacaatatggGATTTGGATGGGAAATTAATAATGATTTTAGCAGCACATTGGATTTTTTGCTTGAGGATGATCATAGTGACATGATGAATAATGTTACATTTGATGAATCATGGAAGTTTGAGCAACTCTTGTGA